One part of the Streptomyces ferrugineus genome encodes these proteins:
- a CDS encoding GntR family transcriptional regulator: MSLLKYEQIAEDLRTRIAGGEFGPGDLLPSGRDLAEQWNVSRATVVKAYDVLRNDGLVIARQGAGFTVVETPVARPAGGRRAGSARVSGGAPFRRLGVPDRAVPPERVRDVLGLAAGEAALRRARLVLLDDGTPGTLVTAWFPPDIADSAPRLAMTGPIAEGTTHYVRRETGRSPFEGVDVKTVRLATEEEARLLEVAQPAAVAVVLHSAYDQDRRPLVCEEGVTASHVFEETDRYPMR; encoded by the coding sequence ATGTCGTTGCTGAAGTACGAGCAGATTGCCGAGGACCTGCGGACCCGGATCGCGGGCGGGGAGTTCGGTCCCGGCGACCTGCTGCCGTCTGGTCGTGACCTGGCGGAGCAGTGGAATGTGTCTCGGGCGACGGTGGTCAAGGCGTACGACGTGCTCCGCAACGATGGCCTCGTCATCGCACGCCAAGGCGCGGGGTTCACAGTGGTGGAGACGCCGGTCGCACGGCCTGCCGGTGGGCGTCGGGCAGGTTCCGCACGAGTGTCGGGTGGCGCACCTTTTCGGAGGCTGGGGGTGCCCGACCGGGCGGTGCCGCCGGAGCGCGTGCGCGATGTCCTCGGTCTGGCGGCCGGTGAAGCCGCACTGCGCCGGGCGCGGCTGGTCCTGCTGGACGATGGAACTCCGGGCACGCTGGTCACCGCCTGGTTCCCGCCGGATATCGCGGACTCTGCCCCTCGGCTGGCCATGACGGGCCCGATCGCCGAGGGAACGACCCACTACGTGCGACGCGAAACAGGCCGCTCGCCCTTTGAAGGTGTTGACGTCAAGACAGTGCGTCTGGCCACCGAGGAGGAGGCACGTCTGCTTGAGGTGGCCCAGCCCGCTGCCGTCGCCGTCGTGCTGCATTCGGCGTATGACCAGGACCGACGTCCCTTGGTGTGCGAGGAGGGCGTCACTGCGTCGCACGTGTTCGAGGAGACCGACAGGTACCCGATGAGGTAG
- a CDS encoding sensor histidine kinase, with amino-acid sequence MSTSPERRYADRLDEFAGRHPFLVDLALVIPLMGCATLGSMLTLPGAEPPDQDRTATALMGVACLALLKHRSHPRLAVIVNAVCTVVVIGLGYLLTPLLLAPVMAALYWLAVVTDRRGTRVYGLATMVAVIIAAAISDSMDHVSLLLRTIGPFFWLLLPLAAGNMTRLRRAYLTAVQARAEHAERTREEEARLRVTEERMRIARELHDVVAHHLALANAQAGTAAHLALSNPEQTQRILTDLNGTTSAALRELKATLGLLRRSGDADSAPLEPSPGLARLPELVSSCASAGVTVKVTTEGEPQPLSPGVDLTAFRIVQEALTNVTKHATAESACVRLAFSGSRLLITVTNDGPAATRAAAPGTVECRGYGVMGMRERAQSVGGELSAGPRPEGGFEVTTALPLQPYGAAEDAAL; translated from the coding sequence ATGAGCACCAGCCCGGAGCGGCGCTACGCGGACCGACTCGACGAGTTCGCGGGCCGCCACCCCTTCCTCGTCGATTTGGCGCTCGTCATACCGCTGATGGGCTGCGCGACCCTCGGCAGCATGCTCACCCTGCCCGGCGCCGAACCGCCGGACCAGGACCGGACCGCCACCGCGCTGATGGGCGTGGCCTGTCTCGCGCTGCTGAAGCACCGCAGCCACCCGCGCCTCGCCGTGATCGTGAACGCGGTGTGCACCGTGGTCGTGATCGGGCTGGGATATCTGCTCACCCCGCTGCTGCTGGCACCCGTCATGGCGGCGCTGTACTGGCTGGCCGTGGTCACCGACCGCAGGGGCACCCGCGTCTACGGCCTCGCCACCATGGTGGCGGTGATCATCGCGGCGGCGATCTCCGACTCCATGGACCATGTGTCGCTGCTGCTCAGGACGATCGGCCCGTTCTTCTGGCTGCTGCTGCCGCTGGCCGCCGGCAACATGACCCGGCTGCGCCGCGCGTACCTGACGGCGGTGCAGGCCCGCGCCGAGCACGCCGAGCGCACCCGGGAGGAGGAGGCGCGGCTCCGGGTCACCGAGGAGCGCATGCGCATCGCCCGTGAGCTGCACGACGTCGTCGCCCATCACCTGGCCCTGGCCAACGCCCAGGCCGGTACGGCCGCCCACCTGGCGCTCAGCAACCCGGAGCAGACGCAGCGGATCCTCACCGACCTGAACGGCACGACGTCCGCCGCGCTGCGCGAGCTGAAGGCCACGCTGGGGCTGCTGCGGCGCAGCGGCGACGCGGACTCCGCCCCGCTGGAGCCCTCGCCCGGCCTCGCCCGGCTGCCCGAGCTGGTCTCGTCGTGCGCGTCCGCGGGGGTCACCGTCAAGGTCACCACGGAGGGGGAGCCACAGCCGCTGTCCCCGGGCGTGGACCTGACCGCGTTCCGCATCGTGCAGGAGGCGCTCACCAACGTCACCAAGCACGCCACCGCGGAATCCGCGTGCGTACGGCTCGCCTTCTCGGGCTCCCGGCTGCTGATCACGGTCACCAACGACGGTCCCGCCGCCACCCGCGCCGCCGCTCCCGGGACGGTGGAGTGCCGTGGCTACGGCGTCATGGGCATGCGCGAACGCGCCCAGTCGGTCGGCGGTGAACTGAGCGCGGGCCCCCGCCCCGAGGGAGGCTTCGAGGTCACGACCGCGCTGCCGCTGCAGCCGTACGGCGCGGCGGAGGACGCGGCGCTCTGA
- a CDS encoding ImmA/IrrE family metallo-endopeptidase produces MTVSNWEMQAGDPADFAFKLSFLRNPHGEQDRATPEEANSWGSFALWVAGENLCAHLEQGEVIEAAHWYMISFLEWLTQNWDPIFHEEQLPLKNVGYSAAEAMALTKSPPISLKELDEFEWLDEWTTWWDRHSVRAAREGGLFPDVYMRRYGSSLEVSTGAERLIGIPEEFTFLAPHRRYEVDLEKAAEVVYAVLQAASQELRRRLPDSRRVAALIANIEAISSDSNALNRMAWLAGLGTDTEKYNDISSAVDQALAGVSDGVRREITGANRVTALVVQGSAYAQLVYGAYSPSINRDDVITLAGALVKNHVSDASPWLNKLALSFDPVEVRELTPGEQGSWLGERACEMLNAHQDRSWVDIHSAFAALDIPHEKITLSDREIRAVSVFGPNQRPKVFCNTQTKWGQSREVERFTLAHELAHLLLDRNRASELAVASGPWAPLFVEQRANAFAAAFLMPTWLLRDHLAQINGDIRDLETISSLAMRLHVSISSMIDRLHNLGELDVDDRFQLKARWRRNSGLGA; encoded by the coding sequence ATGACTGTGAGCAATTGGGAGATGCAGGCAGGAGACCCTGCCGATTTTGCATTCAAGCTTTCGTTTTTGCGTAACCCTCACGGGGAGCAGGATCGCGCTACCCCTGAGGAGGCCAACTCTTGGGGTTCTTTCGCGTTGTGGGTGGCCGGAGAGAACCTGTGTGCGCACCTTGAGCAGGGTGAGGTAATTGAGGCTGCCCATTGGTATATGATCTCCTTCCTGGAGTGGCTAACCCAAAACTGGGACCCTATTTTCCACGAAGAGCAGCTCCCTCTGAAGAATGTCGGCTATTCGGCTGCTGAGGCTATGGCGCTGACCAAGAGTCCTCCGATTTCGCTCAAGGAATTGGATGAATTTGAGTGGCTCGACGAGTGGACCACTTGGTGGGATAGGCACAGCGTTAGGGCTGCCCGCGAAGGTGGGCTCTTCCCGGATGTCTATATGCGCCGCTATGGATCCTCGCTTGAGGTGTCTACAGGAGCCGAGAGGCTCATCGGCATTCCTGAAGAATTCACCTTCCTTGCCCCGCATAGGCGCTATGAGGTTGATCTAGAAAAGGCTGCCGAAGTCGTTTATGCAGTACTCCAAGCTGCATCACAGGAGCTTCGGCGAAGGCTACCTGATTCACGTCGGGTGGCCGCTCTGATCGCAAATATCGAAGCGATTTCTAGTGACTCTAACGCCCTCAACCGTATGGCCTGGCTGGCGGGCCTTGGGACGGACACTGAAAAATACAACGACATCTCTTCGGCCGTTGACCAGGCGCTTGCTGGCGTCTCCGACGGTGTGCGGCGAGAGATCACGGGGGCCAATCGCGTCACGGCACTCGTTGTTCAAGGTAGTGCTTACGCACAGTTGGTGTACGGCGCGTACAGCCCTTCTATTAATCGCGACGACGTGATCACCCTTGCCGGAGCGCTGGTTAAGAATCACGTTAGCGATGCGTCACCTTGGCTTAACAAGCTTGCACTCTCCTTTGATCCGGTTGAGGTGCGAGAGCTAACACCAGGAGAGCAGGGAAGCTGGCTTGGTGAGCGAGCGTGTGAAATGCTGAACGCGCACCAAGATCGGTCATGGGTCGACATTCATTCAGCATTTGCTGCTTTGGATATTCCGCACGAGAAAATCACCCTTTCCGATCGGGAAATTCGTGCGGTTTCTGTTTTCGGGCCGAACCAACGCCCTAAGGTGTTTTGTAACACTCAAACAAAGTGGGGGCAGAGTCGCGAGGTCGAGCGCTTTACGCTGGCGCATGAACTAGCCCACCTGCTGCTTGATCGTAATCGGGCCAGTGAGCTAGCTGTTGCTTCTGGCCCATGGGCTCCTCTTTTTGTAGAGCAGCGCGCTAACGCCTTCGCGGCCGCCTTCTTGATGCCTACCTGGCTACTGCGAGACCATCTCGCGCAGATCAATGGTGACATTCGGGATCTTGAGACAATCTCAAGTCTGGCCATGCGCTTGCACGTCAGCATTTCGTCCATGATCGACCGTCTTCACAATCTCGGCGAGTTGGATGTTGACGACAGGTTCCAATTGAAGGCTCGGTGGCGCCGTAACTCCGGCTTGGGCGCTTGA
- a CDS encoding MMPL family transporter, which produces MATFLYRVGRLAFRRRWYVALVWAAVLAAVGLGALKAPGASDEEFSMPGIESQKAFDLMDERFPGVTADGATARVVFVAPGGEKVTAGENKRAVEEAVAELGDGSQVASVVDPFRAKAVSEDGTTAYSTVTYEVGASDLTDASRAQLERTIDGARDSGLAVEAGGNAMAEDGGPGGAAEVIGVAIAAVVLLVTFGSLAAAGLPLLTAVIGVGVSMATILALSSALGLSTTTGTLAMMLGLAVGIDYALFVVSRYREERTNGRTPREATGMAVGTAGSAVVFAGLTVVIALAGLSVVGIPMLTKMGLAAAGAVVVAVLVALTLVPALLGFWPNAVLARRARRSGRMEKSGGDNGGTRWARFVLRRPLPVLLLGVLGLGALAVPMTGLQLGMPGDEAKSTSTTERRAYDALADAFGPGFNGPLTVVVDAKGDADPKGAVTTITEGIGNTEGVVSVSPARFNEAGDTAVFSVVPSTAPTDEKTKDLVSVIRGERNGVEAETGATYEVTGTTALNIDISDKVQAALVPYLIVVVGLAVVLLLVVFRSVLVPLKAALGFLLSVLASLGAVVVVFQQGHGAELLGVEQTGPIMSLMPIFLVGIVFGLAMDYEVFLVSRMREAYVHGERSAQAVVSGFRHSARVVVAAALIMIAVFAGFIGESDSMIKMIGFGLASAVLLDAFVVRMAIVPAVLALLGDRAWWLPKWLDRILPRVDVEGEALSRRTEADPAPAEAADLEVART; this is translated from the coding sequence GTGGCTACTTTCCTGTATCGAGTGGGCCGTCTGGCCTTCCGGCGGCGCTGGTACGTCGCCCTGGTCTGGGCGGCCGTGCTGGCCGCCGTCGGGCTGGGTGCCCTGAAGGCCCCGGGAGCCTCCGACGAGGAGTTCTCCATGCCGGGCATCGAGTCGCAGAAGGCGTTCGACCTGATGGACGAGCGCTTCCCCGGAGTGACGGCGGACGGTGCGACCGCGCGGGTCGTCTTCGTCGCGCCGGGCGGTGAGAAGGTGACCGCCGGCGAGAACAAGAGGGCCGTCGAGGAGGCCGTGGCCGAGCTGGGCGACGGCTCGCAGGTGGCGTCCGTCGTCGATCCGTTCCGGGCCAAGGCGGTGAGCGAGGACGGTACGACGGCGTACTCGACCGTCACGTACGAGGTCGGCGCCAGCGACCTCACCGATGCCAGCAGGGCCCAGCTCGAGCGGACCATCGACGGGGCCCGGGACTCCGGGCTGGCCGTCGAGGCCGGCGGGAACGCGATGGCCGAGGACGGCGGACCGGGCGGGGCCGCCGAGGTGATCGGCGTCGCGATCGCCGCCGTCGTCCTCCTCGTCACCTTCGGCTCCCTCGCCGCCGCGGGGCTGCCGCTGCTGACCGCCGTGATCGGCGTCGGGGTCAGCATGGCCACGATCCTCGCCCTGTCCTCCGCGCTCGGGCTGTCCACCACCACCGGCACCCTCGCGATGATGCTGGGCCTGGCCGTCGGCATCGACTACGCGCTGTTCGTCGTCTCGCGCTACCGCGAGGAGCGCACCAACGGGCGTACGCCGCGGGAGGCGACCGGGATGGCGGTCGGCACGGCCGGGTCGGCGGTCGTGTTCGCCGGGCTCACCGTCGTCATCGCGCTCGCCGGGCTGTCGGTCGTCGGCATCCCGATGCTCACCAAGATGGGGCTGGCCGCCGCGGGCGCCGTCGTCGTCGCCGTGCTCGTCGCGCTCACGCTGGTTCCCGCCCTCCTCGGCTTCTGGCCCAACGCCGTCCTCGCCCGCCGGGCCCGCAGGAGCGGCCGTATGGAGAAGAGCGGTGGCGACAACGGGGGCACCCGGTGGGCGCGGTTCGTGCTGCGGCGGCCCCTGCCCGTGCTGCTCCTCGGCGTCCTGGGGCTCGGGGCGCTCGCCGTGCCGATGACGGGGCTGCAGCTCGGCATGCCCGGTGACGAGGCGAAGTCGACGTCCACCACCGAGCGGCGGGCCTACGACGCGCTCGCCGACGCCTTCGGGCCGGGCTTCAACGGGCCGCTGACCGTCGTCGTGGACGCCAAGGGCGACGCCGATCCGAAGGGGGCCGTCACCACGATCACCGAGGGGATCGGCAACACCGAGGGAGTCGTGTCCGTCTCTCCGGCCCGCTTCAACGAGGCCGGTGACACCGCCGTCTTCTCCGTCGTGCCGTCCACCGCGCCGACCGACGAGAAGACCAAGGACCTGGTGAGCGTCATCCGCGGCGAGCGGAACGGGGTCGAGGCCGAGACCGGGGCCACGTACGAGGTCACCGGCACCACGGCCCTGAACATCGACATCTCCGACAAGGTGCAGGCCGCGCTGGTGCCGTATCTGATCGTCGTGGTGGGCCTCGCGGTCGTGCTGCTGCTGGTGGTCTTCCGGTCCGTGCTCGTCCCGCTCAAGGCGGCCCTCGGCTTCCTGCTGTCGGTGCTGGCCTCCCTCGGCGCGGTCGTCGTGGTCTTCCAGCAGGGGCACGGCGCCGAACTGCTGGGCGTGGAGCAGACCGGGCCGATCATGAGCCTGATGCCGATCTTCCTGGTGGGCATCGTCTTCGGGCTCGCCATGGACTACGAGGTCTTCCTCGTCTCGCGGATGCGGGAGGCGTACGTCCATGGGGAGCGGTCCGCGCAGGCGGTGGTCTCGGGGTTCCGGCACAGCGCCCGCGTGGTCGTGGCCGCCGCGCTGATCATGATCGCGGTGTTCGCCGGGTTCATCGGGGAGAGCGACTCCATGATCAAGATGATCGGGTTCGGGCTCGCCTCCGCCGTGCTGCTCGACGCCTTCGTCGTACGGATGGCGATCGTGCCGGCCGTGCTGGCGCTGCTCGGCGACCGGGCCTGGTGGCTGCCGAAGTGGCTGGACCGGATCCTGCCGCGCGTCGACGTGGAGGGCGAGGCGCTCAGCCGGCGGACGGAGGCGGATCCGGCCCCCGCCGAGGCGGCCGACCTGGAAGTGGCGCGCACCTGA
- a CDS encoding phosphotransferase family protein, whose amino-acid sequence MQSRTKRHLSPADLDALLRDSAGIGCRLESELTDGWFNTAYRVLLDDGRPAVVKLAPPPEAAVLRYERGILATEAMVYRRIAKLPDGDVPTPELLHADEDFLAVSVLDGTPWDKAADRLPPSTARELRRQLGAAVARLHTLTAEDGRFGYPAAESALSAPDWRTAFTAMVDALLDDAARWQSPLGATPADIRTLVSEGGHALDEVTEPRLVHYDLWPGNIFIEETEASDCASGRRRPRITGLIDHERAFWGDPAAELVSLAMGGDTGPDSDLATGYTEAGGTLDFTSPTFQHRLALYHLYLGLILVVECGPRGYDGGHLAYCRRVLADGVARVRGLG is encoded by the coding sequence ATGCAGAGCCGGACCAAGCGCCACCTGTCTCCCGCGGACCTCGACGCCCTGCTCCGCGATTCCGCGGGCATCGGATGCCGTCTGGAGTCCGAGCTGACCGACGGCTGGTTCAACACGGCCTACCGCGTCCTCCTCGACGACGGCCGCCCCGCCGTAGTGAAGCTCGCCCCGCCGCCCGAAGCCGCGGTCCTGCGCTACGAGCGCGGCATCCTCGCGACCGAGGCCATGGTCTACCGCCGCATCGCGAAGCTGCCGGACGGGGACGTCCCGACCCCCGAACTCCTCCACGCCGACGAGGACTTCCTCGCGGTCTCCGTCCTGGACGGCACCCCGTGGGACAAGGCGGCCGACCGCCTGCCGCCGTCCACCGCGAGGGAACTGCGCCGCCAACTGGGCGCCGCCGTCGCCCGGCTGCACACCCTGACCGCCGAGGACGGCCGTTTCGGCTACCCGGCCGCCGAGTCCGCGCTGTCCGCCCCGGACTGGAGGACGGCCTTCACCGCCATGGTCGACGCGCTCCTCGACGACGCCGCGCGCTGGCAGTCACCGCTGGGCGCGACGCCCGCTGACATCCGGACCCTGGTGTCCGAGGGCGGACACGCCCTGGACGAGGTCACCGAGCCCCGGCTGGTCCACTACGACCTGTGGCCGGGCAACATCTTCATCGAGGAGACGGAGGCGTCGGATTGCGCAAGCGGCCGCCGGCGACCCCGCATCACCGGACTCATCGACCACGAACGAGCCTTCTGGGGCGACCCCGCCGCCGAACTGGTCTCCCTCGCCATGGGCGGCGACACCGGCCCCGACAGCGACCTGGCCACCGGCTACACCGAGGCCGGCGGCACCCTCGACTTCACCAGCCCCACCTTCCAGCACCGCCTGGCCCTGTACCACCTGTACCTGGGCCTCATCCTGGTGGTGGAGTGCGGGCCACGCGGCTACGACGGCGGTCACCTTGCGTACTGCCGGCGCGTCCTTGCCGACGGTGTGGCTCGGGTGCGGGGGTTGGGGTAG
- a CDS encoding DUF6415 family natural product biosynthesis protein, producing the protein MNTAQEEADTYAPNPATMRSAASWFLDQRTLPRHETLKLWHRDLDSFLQRLIPAIEELAASRPPSDVPARVALVGVGKAKRRLHEPEAAGLHGETERAMRLARSVVALCDHHATLTGAVMCLACDKPIKSDEASVPYGSVSPFGGAKQSGRIHVSCASTKTEVKEGSVREEAVHRMVVGGGGGGGGGGEGGDGLPGEPWPGPTDEPSPDGGPKVIG; encoded by the coding sequence GTGAACACCGCCCAGGAGGAGGCGGACACGTATGCGCCCAACCCAGCGACGATGCGCTCCGCGGCGTCTTGGTTCCTCGACCAGCGGACGCTCCCGCGACACGAGACCCTGAAGCTCTGGCACCGGGACCTCGATAGCTTCCTTCAGCGGTTGATCCCGGCCATCGAGGAACTCGCGGCGAGTCGGCCCCCGAGCGACGTTCCCGCGCGAGTCGCCTTGGTCGGCGTCGGCAAGGCGAAGCGGCGGCTGCACGAGCCGGAGGCGGCAGGCCTGCACGGCGAGACCGAACGCGCGATGCGGCTCGCCCGCTCCGTCGTGGCCCTGTGCGACCACCATGCCACGCTCACAGGCGCGGTCATGTGCCTGGCCTGCGACAAGCCGATCAAGAGCGATGAGGCGTCGGTGCCATACGGGAGCGTCAGCCCTTTCGGGGGTGCGAAACAGTCCGGCCGGATCCACGTCTCGTGTGCGAGTACGAAGACCGAAGTCAAGGAGGGCTCGGTGAGGGAAGAAGCGGTTCACCGGATGGTCGTAGGCGGCGGAGGCGGCGGAGGCGGCGGAGGCGAGGGCGGCGATGGTCTGCCCGGTGAGCCGTGGCCCGGGCCGACCGATGAGCCGTCACCCGACGGCGGACCAAAGGTCATCGGCTGA
- a CDS encoding tellurite resistance TerB family protein: MAMWDRLKDQAKGLQQQAQGMRGAGGHGQPGSGSGGHGRSGGGSKAQLVSALKSQLTSLKTELKSGAYRDASMAMCALVAAADGNVDPAERQHVESLILNNDVLQNFPSEQLRQRFNKHVDQLAFNFQQGKTQALQEIAKAAKKPTEARAVVQTGFVVAGADGYIAPAEEQVLREACQALGLPAQEFGL; encoded by the coding sequence ATGGCGATGTGGGATCGACTCAAGGACCAGGCCAAGGGACTGCAGCAGCAGGCCCAGGGCATGCGAGGTGCCGGCGGCCACGGCCAGCCAGGATCCGGGTCCGGCGGACACGGCCGCTCCGGCGGCGGCTCCAAGGCCCAGCTGGTCAGCGCGCTGAAGTCACAGCTCACCTCGCTCAAGACGGAGCTGAAGAGCGGTGCCTACCGGGACGCCAGCATGGCCATGTGCGCCCTGGTCGCCGCCGCCGACGGGAATGTCGACCCCGCTGAGCGGCAGCACGTGGAGTCGCTGATCCTGAACAACGACGTCCTGCAGAACTTCCCGTCCGAACAGCTCCGCCAGCGCTTCAACAAGCACGTCGACCAGCTCGCGTTCAACTTCCAGCAGGGCAAGACCCAGGCCCTCCAGGAGATCGCCAAGGCCGCGAAGAAGCCGACCGAGGCCCGGGCGGTCGTACAGACCGGCTTCGTGGTGGCCGGCGCGGACGGCTACATCGCCCCGGCCGAGGAGCAGGTCCTGCGCGAGGCATGCCAGGCACTCGGGCTGCCGGCCCAGGAGTTCGGGCTCTGA
- a CDS encoding NfeD family protein encodes MAWFVWLLIAGALGAAEFFTLTLVFGLLAGAAVVAAVVAGVGVGVLGQLVALGVAAAAGLLVVRPIAMRHMEQQPITREGSDALIGKRAEVMQEVTASHGLIKLSGEEWSARAFDETLVIPVGALVDVMEIEGATAIVYPRELLP; translated from the coding sequence ATGGCGTGGTTCGTATGGCTGCTCATCGCCGGGGCGCTGGGTGCCGCGGAGTTCTTCACACTGACACTGGTCTTCGGGTTGCTGGCGGGCGCCGCGGTGGTGGCCGCCGTGGTGGCCGGGGTGGGCGTCGGCGTTCTCGGCCAGCTCGTGGCCCTCGGAGTGGCGGCGGCGGCCGGTCTTCTCGTGGTCCGTCCCATCGCGATGCGGCACATGGAACAGCAGCCGATCACGCGCGAGGGCAGTGATGCGCTGATCGGCAAGCGGGCGGAGGTCATGCAGGAGGTCACCGCGAGCCACGGCCTGATCAAGCTCTCCGGCGAGGAGTGGTCCGCCCGCGCCTTCGACGAGACCCTGGTGATACCGGTGGGGGCGCTGGTGGACGTGATGGAGATCGAGGGCGCCACGGCCATCGTCTACCCCCGCGAGCTTCTGCCATGA
- a CDS encoding MFS transporter: MGQTASQLGEHTSLVVLPLFAVLTLDASAGELGVLRAVGQAPILLLALFAGAWVDRWRTRTTMVLTDAGRALALGAAALAGLCGLLGLPGLLALAFTVGALSVFFDVAYQASLVRLVERDQLVRGNSLLEGSRSAAQIGGPALGGALVSLLSAPIATASSALFFALSFLSIRRIRRDESLPERRPAHAPRVWRRIHEGLRFVAGAPALRTVCLASAAFQFSFAAMMTVYLLFLPRELHLSGTVVGLALAAPGPGALLGSLLAARLPGRFGYGLVLVCAAALGDGVFLCVPALHGSSAVTVAVLLVAGFVFGTGSQLVNVTVMAVRQAVTPDGMQGRAAATITFVGMGLTALGSLLGGLLAEQWGLRTGLLVTAAGMMLSPVVMAVSPLARLGRELPTAPSPVLGRRLGKR; encoded by the coding sequence ATGGGCCAGACGGCCTCCCAACTCGGCGAACACACCAGCCTGGTGGTCCTGCCGCTCTTCGCCGTCCTGACCCTCGACGCCAGTGCCGGCGAACTGGGCGTCCTGCGTGCGGTGGGGCAAGCACCGATCCTGTTGCTCGCGCTCTTCGCCGGCGCGTGGGTGGACAGGTGGCGGACCCGCACGACGATGGTCCTCACGGACGCCGGCCGGGCGCTGGCCCTGGGTGCCGCCGCCCTGGCGGGCCTCTGTGGCCTGCTCGGTCTGCCCGGCCTGCTGGCGCTCGCCTTCACCGTCGGCGCCCTGTCCGTGTTCTTCGACGTGGCCTACCAGGCGTCTCTCGTACGGCTGGTGGAACGCGACCAACTGGTGCGCGGCAACAGCCTGCTCGAAGGCAGCCGGTCCGCGGCCCAGATCGGCGGCCCAGCGCTCGGCGGGGCATTGGTTTCCCTCCTCTCGGCGCCGATCGCCACCGCCTCCAGCGCGCTGTTCTTCGCGCTGTCGTTCCTGTCGATCCGGCGGATCCGCCGAGACGAATCGCTCCCGGAGCGCCGCCCGGCACACGCTCCGCGGGTCTGGCGACGGATTCACGAGGGCCTGCGCTTCGTCGCCGGCGCCCCCGCGCTGCGGACCGTGTGCCTCGCCTCGGCCGCCTTCCAGTTCTCCTTCGCGGCCATGATGACCGTCTACCTGCTCTTCCTGCCGCGGGAACTGCACCTGTCGGGCACCGTCGTAGGGCTGGCGCTGGCGGCGCCGGGCCCGGGCGCGCTCCTGGGCTCACTGCTGGCCGCCCGCCTGCCGGGCCGGTTCGGTTACGGCCTCGTCCTCGTCTGCGCGGCGGCACTCGGCGACGGCGTGTTCCTGTGTGTGCCCGCGCTGCACGGCTCCTCCGCGGTGACGGTGGCCGTGCTCCTCGTGGCCGGCTTCGTGTTCGGGACCGGCAGCCAACTGGTGAACGTCACGGTCATGGCCGTCCGGCAGGCCGTCACCCCGGACGGGATGCAGGGCCGCGCGGCCGCGACGATCACGTTCGTCGGCATGGGGCTGACCGCGCTCGGCTCACTGCTCGGCGGACTTCTCGCCGAGCAGTGGGGCCTGCGCACCGGTCTCCTGGTGACGGCCGCGGGCATGATGCTGTCTCCGGTGGTGATGGCGGTGTCCCCACTCGCCCGCCTGGGACGGGAGCTTCCGACGGCGCCGTCACCTGTTCTTGGGCGGAGGCTCGGAAAGCGTTGA
- a CDS encoding class I SAM-dependent methyltransferase: MTSPEVAPEIVRFYTETIDEAHRLSTTADGQLEMVRTQELLRRYLPPPPARILDVGGGPGAHARWLIEDGYTLHLIDPIARHLEQAKQTGATVELGDARRLTAEDDSYDVVLLLGPLYHLLKRADRDQALAEARRVLKPGGLLAAAGINRYSSLFEHAAFAHLHKDAMRRSIGDILASQIHDGKKAFTAAYFHSGEQLRDEVAAAGFEAAEVFGVEGPAWSLLAAAERNTGNDFRHSALFESALAAARMAEPYPELLAASSHLLAVGRRAGTSPA, from the coding sequence ATGACGAGCCCCGAGGTAGCGCCGGAGATCGTGAGGTTCTACACCGAGACCATCGATGAGGCCCATCGACTGAGTACGACAGCGGACGGCCAGCTCGAGATGGTACGCACGCAGGAACTGCTGCGCCGCTACCTGCCCCCACCGCCCGCCCGGATCCTCGACGTCGGCGGCGGGCCTGGGGCGCACGCCCGGTGGCTCATCGAGGACGGCTACACCCTGCACCTCATCGACCCGATCGCCCGTCACCTTGAGCAGGCCAAGCAGACCGGCGCCACCGTCGAACTCGGCGACGCCCGCCGGCTGACCGCCGAAGATGACTCCTACGACGTGGTGCTCCTGCTGGGCCCGCTCTATCACCTTCTCAAGCGCGCCGACCGCGATCAGGCCCTCGCCGAGGCCCGTCGTGTACTCAAGCCGGGCGGCCTCCTGGCGGCCGCGGGCATCAACCGGTACTCCAGCCTGTTCGAGCACGCCGCCTTCGCGCACCTCCACAAGGATGCGATGCGCAGGAGCATCGGCGACATCCTCGCCTCCCAGATCCACGACGGGAAGAAGGCGTTCACCGCTGCCTACTTCCACAGCGGCGAGCAGTTGCGCGACGAGGTGGCCGCGGCGGGCTTCGAGGCCGCCGAGGTGTTCGGCGTCGAGGGCCCGGCCTGGTCCCTGCTCGCCGCGGCCGAGCGAAACACCGGCAACGACTTCCGGCACTCCGCGCTCTTCGAATCGGCGCTCGCTGCGGCCCGCATGGCAGAGCCGTACCCGGAACTGCTGGCGGCAAGCTCCCACCTGCTGGCCGTCGGCCGGCGAGCAGGCACCTCCCCCGCGTGA